The segment TTCGCTTCGTTTTTGTCGCCGAAGAATACAAAAAAGCACTGATATTTTCCAATGTAATTTACGcaattttttgctgttttcttaTGTACAATTTTCTGATTATTTTCGACATTGAAGCAgtttattataatttttcaagcaatctcAGACAATCTTCGAACTTGGCTGGCATCTCTGTTGATACCTCTGACGTCTGACATCTGATGCGTGCTGACGTTTCGAATGAATGGAATGAATCTCTCGCGGTCGACTTTTTGACAGATAGTACTGATTTCATAACAATAAGTTACTTATCGgtgttttagttcgattttttaaattgaaattccTTTAAAGATGTGTTCGACGACGCTGTTCCTTTAAAACAATTACGGCAAAGTTCAGTTTTTACAGTTGCCAGTCTTCAGTCAACAGCCGGCATTTCATTGGAAACTGAAAACAAACCGCTAGGTGATATTTTTGAGACTTTTGTGTGAGGAAAAGagagaaggaaatatttttgcttttgttttcacaaacATTCTCCCCGTTCAGCACACGGAATTTCATGTAAGTGCGAGCAAACAAACTACAGACTACAACCAGCCCAGATTACTAAATAAAGTTGTGGGTAATCATTATCACATGATTGTTCAAAcgtttaaaaattcatatacaaACAAAAGCTATTCTGATTGATATGGTCGGCGAAGTCCTTAATTTTCCATACTCCAAATTTTTCTCGTTAATTCGtgaattctactaagacgctcgaaaATAGTCTGCAAGTGTTCTAATAGAATAACATTTAAAATTTAGTTTAGTCCAAAATTTAAAGACAAACATCTGTTTGGGGCCATTTCGAGTAATAAGATTAAAACAATCGTGTATTACTGCACCAGTTTTGCTTTTATTTCACCAATTAAATTATAGTCCATAATCACCACTATCACTACTAAGCTATCGTGATTAGTTTTATGTACAAAGTAATGCTTCGTGCCATCCGTGATATCGATTATttaaaatgattaaaataaCAAACTGATCTACGTAAAACCGCATTCAGTTTTTGCTTTATGTTGTAGTAGAGGATAAAGTAAGATTGGATCCACTAGTGACTATACTGACAATGTTTCGTAACTCTTGAATCGTTCTATAAGTGGTAGTCTTCATATCAATATATCTTCCCTACATCACTGGGGTTAAACACTGTCACTCACTGCGTACATCCGTAGTTCGGCACTCGAGCCGAGTTTAATCTATACGATAGTCCATTACAACATACGAACTGAACTGTTCAGCTATAGGCTTCCAGCTAATCATATACCTGCCATTGTGAGGCATTGTTTTAGAAGTCGAGAGCAGCAGCTCTCGTTATCTCATTTACATTAGATAGCTTTCTGACGCTAAATCAAGCCCTTATCACTGTTTAAACAACGTTTtgcagtcgtcgtcgtcgtcgtcgatggATTCACTTTTCCGGTAGTTTAATGACGGGTTTCACCGGTTCGTCCCAATAGAACTCACAGTGATCGATTAGGATGTTTTCACTGCGAGAATAGCAGtcctcgctgctgctgctggtgatgGAATCGGCTTTTCGAACCAAAGCGCAGGATACCAGACAAGCGGTGCCCAATAATCGGCTTAACTTTTCCGCACTGTCGACCTATCGagggaaatgaaaaaaagggaaaaacatCATTAGTATTGTTAGCTAGTTTCCTGTGCTTGCAAGAAGGGGGGTCAACCAACTCACCTTAATTATGTAGATGTCATTCTCGAAACAGAACGCTTCCAGCAGAACCTCTTGCATGTGAGCTCCACTGTCGTTCGCTTTTGGTTGAACGATGAAACAGAACACGAATTTGTGCGGTTCCTCGGTCAGGCTGCGAATCGCTGCGGTCATTCCGGCAACGACCCGATGTTCGGCGGAGGCGGCCACCAACGTAGAGCGGACGTTGGCACCGATGCCGACCGTTTTGAAGCCAGTCTTGGACATTATGGGTATAGATTCCTTGGTGGCGACCACCATTTTCAAACTGTTGTAATTATTGCGGTTAGCGTACGAATCCAGGGTAAACCCGTTTAGTTTCGAAGCACGCACGGAACCAGTGGCCGTGGGTTGTTTGATTTGCACTTGATCGGGGCCTTCTGACGGCCGTGATATAACTGATAACTTTCTTCTATTTTTACACTGGTTGAAACGATTGGGCGACGTTGTGAAATTACTCACACCTATTTTTTTGCACGATAGTTTCCCACTCGCGTATTTGCTTGTTAACTTGTTCAGAGCTTTACACCGAATGATTCCACTGTGTTCACCGAATGGGCAGTTATACTTATAATCGAGGGGTGGCAAGCTGGCAAGCACACCCCCGCTGACCGAACGCCACCCGAAGGCACCCAAGTGAACACCCGAACGTTCGGTTCGGTTTTTGCGATATTTTGTAACAACCTTTGTAACATCAAGATAATTCACGTTCAAACATGGGAAAGCTTGATGCCAAT is part of the Sabethes cyaneus chromosome 2, idSabCyanKW18_F2, whole genome shotgun sequence genome and harbors:
- the LOC128734316 gene encoding growth arrest and DNA damage-inducible protein GADD45 alpha-like; amino-acid sequence: MVVATKESIPIMSKTGFKTVGIGANVRSTLVAASAEHRVVAGMTAAIRSLTEEPHKFVFCFIVQPKANDSGAHMQEVLLEAFCFENDIYIIKVDSAEKLSRLLGTACLVSCALVRKADSITSSSSEDCYSRSENILIDHCEFYWDEPVKPVIKLPEK